The following proteins come from a genomic window of Thiothrix winogradskyi:
- a CDS encoding PDDEXK nuclease domain-containing protein, which translates to MENLLTNPDLLAEVRQLIESAKNQAIATVNSELTLMYWRIGQRINTEILGGERAEYGERLIPVLSTQLTHEYGRGFAEKNLRRMMQFAEVFTDEQIVATLSRQLSWSHFTLLLPLKQPLQREFYAEMCRVERWSVRALRQRIDSMLYERTALSRKPDELISQELATLRDSEKVSPDLLLRDPYMLDFLGLQDTFLEADLESAIIREMERFLLELGVGFSFLARQKRIQLDGDDFYLDLLFYNRKLKRLVAIELKIGDFKAEYKGQMELYLRWLDKFDREPDEKPPLGIILCTGKKAEQIELLELDKSGIHVAEYLTELPDRELLAQRLLLSIECAKSQIGQRHLPDSAQPEDQQP; encoded by the coding sequence ATGGAAAACTTGCTGACCAATCCTGACTTGCTTGCTGAAGTTCGCCAGCTCATTGAATCTGCTAAAAACCAAGCCATTGCCACCGTCAATAGCGAGCTGACCCTAATGTATTGGCGTATCGGGCAACGTATCAACACTGAAATACTTGGCGGCGAACGAGCAGAGTACGGTGAACGCCTAATTCCAGTACTATCCACCCAATTGACCCACGAATACGGGAGGGGATTTGCCGAGAAAAACTTACGGCGAATGATGCAGTTTGCTGAAGTGTTTACGGATGAACAGATTGTCGCAACACTGTCACGACAATTGAGTTGGAGCCACTTCACGCTGTTGTTGCCACTCAAACAACCACTACAACGTGAGTTTTACGCTGAAATGTGTCGGGTGGAACGCTGGAGTGTCCGCGCTCTACGTCAGCGGATTGACTCTATGCTGTATGAACGCACGGCGCTATCGCGCAAACCGGACGAACTGATCTCACAAGAACTGGCAACCCTGCGTGACAGCGAAAAGGTTTCCCCCGATTTGCTACTTCGTGACCCGTATATGCTCGACTTCCTCGGCTTACAGGACACTTTTTTAGAGGCCGATCTCGAAAGTGCCATCATCCGCGAAATGGAACGATTCTTACTGGAATTGGGAGTAGGCTTCAGCTTTCTGGCACGGCAAAAGCGTATCCAGTTGGACGGTGATGATTTCTACCTAGACCTGTTGTTCTATAACCGCAAACTCAAACGCTTGGTTGCCATTGAACTCAAAATCGGTGACTTCAAAGCCGAATACAAAGGGCAGATGGAGCTTTACCTGCGCTGGCTGGACAAGTTTGACCGCGAACCGGATGAAAAGCCCCCTCTAGGCATCATCCTATGCACAGGCAAAAAAGCTGAACAAATTGAATTATTGGAATTAGATAAGTCTGGAATCCACGTTGCCGAATACCTGACTGAATTACCTGACCGTGAATTATTGGCACAACGCCTGCTTCTTTCCATCGAATGCGCCAAGTCGCAAATTGGGCAACGTCACCTACCTGATTCAGCCCAACCAGAAGACCAACAACCATGA
- a CDS encoding DUF4391 domain-containing protein, with product MLRVIGLDAFLDQHPFMSLVPQVKTEATLLEGKLHFHWTHDDQYEVKGFYELKITIPAAYPTTLSLVEEIGGQIPRNGDFHINEDGSFCLGSTLRLQLALRESADFNTFSEKFLIPFLYALSVKQQYGIDFIFGQLPHGSEGELLDYRDILGVNTYEQVVKALELLALRKRVANKRQCPCLCGHLLGKCRFHLTLNGLRKTLSRQQFRTLHKRLNAEVMSNSPPYKTLNLPAATRQSVRINKKQLLENADLSATDRKHIQQDIDTLEWRHVLKAGTCDIPCYQDEERDYSELHLIHVVLKSPAHVKRLGEVLQHAIQYPLLLVFEYAGQICLQMADKRINHADTARLMVETIHDSGWLNVTEPDTATQGLLQALRFDVCDQQHLYAFWQCLIDKLAD from the coding sequence TTGTTGAGAGTCATCGGGCTTGATGCCTTTTTAGATCAACATCCTTTCATGTCGCTTGTGCCACAGGTAAAAACAGAGGCTACCTTGCTTGAGGGTAAGCTGCATTTTCACTGGACGCACGATGATCAATATGAAGTCAAAGGCTTTTATGAGCTGAAAATCACTATACCAGCCGCATACCCAACAACATTGTCACTCGTGGAAGAAATTGGTGGGCAAATTCCCCGGAATGGCGACTTCCACATAAACGAAGATGGTTCGTTTTGCTTGGGGTCTACGCTACGACTCCAATTGGCATTGCGGGAGTCGGCTGATTTCAATACGTTTTCGGAGAAGTTCCTGATCCCGTTTCTGTATGCTCTATCAGTGAAACAACAATACGGGATAGACTTCATTTTCGGGCAGCTACCACATGGCAGTGAGGGTGAGCTACTCGACTACCGGGATATTCTGGGAGTCAACACGTATGAGCAAGTGGTGAAAGCACTCGAACTACTCGCTTTAAGGAAACGGGTAGCTAACAAGCGACAATGCCCGTGCCTTTGTGGTCATTTGCTGGGAAAATGCCGTTTTCACCTGACATTGAATGGTTTGAGGAAAACGCTTTCTCGACAGCAGTTCAGGACGTTGCATAAGAGACTAAATGCTGAAGTAATGAGTAATTCGCCACCTTACAAAACCCTCAACCTCCCCGCCGCCACCCGGCAATCCGTCCGCATCAACAAAAAGCAGTTGCTGGAAAATGCCGACCTTTCAGCGACTGACCGCAAACATATCCAGCAGGACATCGACACCCTGGAGTGGCGGCATGTGTTGAAAGCGGGTACGTGCGACATCCCGTGCTATCAGGATGAGGAGCGCGATTACAGCGAACTGCACCTGATCCACGTCGTACTCAAATCCCCCGCCCACGTTAAACGGTTGGGGGAAGTGCTGCAACATGCTATCCAGTACCCGTTGCTACTGGTGTTTGAATATGCAGGGCAGATTTGCCTCCAGATGGCGGATAAGCGCATCAACCATGCTGACACTGCCCGCCTGATGGTGGAAACGATCCATGACAGCGGTTGGCTGAATGTCACAGAACCGGATACTGCCACACAAGGTTTATTGCAAGCTCTCCGCTTTGATGTTTGTGACCAGCAGCACTTGTACGCATTCTGGCAATGCCTCATTGACAAGCTTGCAGACTAG
- a CDS encoding nucleotidyltransferase domain-containing protein, with translation MPTNKEDLILTHLVELLELPDSAYEKAKDRYEDLGEWLGRDASLVTNNDVHVFPQGSFRLGTAIKPLSDNEQYDLDLACNLRKGIAASTHTQEYLKTLIGCELEGYRNARHIQAPLEPKHRCWRLEYADGLRFHMDIVPCIPETSTQITAIFDSIRNFGMDKDLAEKVAAFAVGITDDRREDFKRISLDWLISNPEGYAKWFASRMRVSKDGRIVFDKAQVDDLPLYKRKKPLQRVIQLLKRHRDKMFERNSDSKPISVIITTIAGHACTGSESIKQTMTEALQSLNAFANSGKTELLNPVNPVENFADRWTMPECAELRLKENFALWVKEATRDFRFLATNTDPDQLVEMAKLRLSVTPSKDALSKVLGINTVASFPYVSTPRNVPQPKAKPWLDEE, from the coding sequence ATGCCGACAAACAAAGAAGACCTGATTCTGACTCACTTGGTTGAGTTATTGGAACTCCCCGATTCTGCCTACGAAAAAGCGAAAGATCGTTATGAAGATTTAGGTGAATGGCTTGGACGTGATGCGTCCTTAGTAACAAACAACGATGTTCATGTTTTTCCGCAAGGGTCGTTTAGACTGGGAACAGCAATCAAACCCTTAAGCGATAACGAGCAATATGATCTGGACTTGGCTTGTAATCTGCGAAAAGGCATTGCCGCTTCAACACACACTCAGGAATATTTAAAGACCCTGATTGGCTGTGAACTAGAAGGCTATCGTAATGCCAGACATATCCAAGCGCCATTAGAGCCTAAACATCGGTGCTGGAGATTAGAATATGCAGATGGCTTACGCTTCCACATGGATATTGTTCCTTGTATACCTGAAACATCCACTCAGATAACCGCCATATTCGATTCAATCAGAAATTTTGGTATGGACAAAGACCTTGCCGAAAAAGTAGCGGCATTTGCTGTAGGAATCACGGATGATCGCCGGGAGGATTTCAAGAGAATAAGTCTTGACTGGTTAATCAGCAATCCAGAGGGCTATGCAAAGTGGTTTGCTAGTCGGATGCGAGTCTCCAAAGATGGCCGGATTGTTTTTGACAAGGCACAGGTTGACGATCTTCCTTTGTATAAACGAAAAAAACCGCTACAGCGTGTAATCCAGCTACTGAAACGCCACCGGGACAAAATGTTTGAAAGAAACTCGGATAGCAAGCCTATTTCTGTCATTATTACAACGATTGCAGGACATGCTTGTACTGGTAGTGAATCAATCAAACAGACCATGACGGAAGCACTTCAGTCTTTGAATGCATTTGCCAACTCTGGCAAAACCGAGTTATTGAATCCTGTTAATCCGGTAGAAAACTTTGCCGACCGTTGGACTATGCCAGAATGTGCAGAACTACGCCTGAAAGAAAACTTTGCACTTTGGGTTAAAGAAGCAACACGCGATTTTCGTTTCCTTGCCACCAACACTGACCCTGATCAGCTTGTTGAAATGGCAAAACTGCGGCTTTCTGTAACACCATCCAAAGATGCTTTATCGAAGGTATTAGGCATCAATACTGTTGCATCATTTCCGTATGTATCGACCCCGCGCAATGTGCCACAGCCAAAGGCAAAGCCTTGGCTTGATGAGGAGTAA
- a CDS encoding SAVED domain-containing protein has protein sequence MTKEVTRHINPTVERVLWAKAGGRCQFKGCNRLLYHSAVTLEAVNISEKAHIYSFSEDGPRGWSDILRRKPDQLNNIDNLMLMCHDCHKTIDQDKDGSKYSADLLRGWKTEHELRIKIVTGIDPKNKTHVVFYGANIGDQKSPLQKDETYQAIFPHRYPAEENPIMLSMSSSHKDKDEPYWGTEQQHLQRIFQQRIEHRIEENSPAHFTVFALAPMPLLIQLGALFTDKISVDVRQPIREPKTWEWQAEPELFHFIVTEPTTNHKNPVLIMSLTAKIDHSRVTAIMGEDIDIWEIATEAADQHNDFIRAANQLSLFRQEMRKLIGKISSHAGNSTPLHVFPAMPVSCSIEMGRIRMPKADMPWVIYDQNNTAGKFITSLVIQEQ, from the coding sequence ATGACAAAAGAAGTTACACGTCACATTAACCCCACAGTTGAGCGCGTTCTCTGGGCCAAGGCTGGCGGGCGCTGCCAGTTCAAGGGTTGTAATCGCCTCTTGTATCACTCTGCTGTCACACTGGAAGCTGTGAACATTTCAGAGAAAGCACATATTTACTCCTTCTCCGAAGATGGCCCTCGCGGATGGAGTGACATTCTAAGGCGCAAGCCAGACCAGCTAAACAATATTGATAACCTGATGCTCATGTGTCATGACTGCCACAAAACAATAGATCAGGACAAAGATGGCTCTAAGTACTCCGCAGACTTATTGAGGGGATGGAAAACCGAGCATGAACTGCGGATAAAGATTGTCACAGGTATCGACCCTAAAAATAAAACCCATGTGGTTTTCTATGGTGCAAATATCGGTGATCAGAAATCACCACTTCAAAAAGACGAGACTTATCAGGCCATTTTTCCTCATCGTTACCCAGCCGAAGAAAACCCCATCATGTTATCCATGTCTAGCTCTCATAAAGACAAGGATGAGCCTTACTGGGGAACAGAACAACAGCATCTGCAACGTATCTTCCAGCAACGCATTGAACATAGGATTGAAGAGAACTCCCCAGCTCACTTTACAGTTTTTGCTTTAGCCCCCATGCCATTGCTGATCCAGCTTGGCGCATTGTTTACTGACAAAATCTCAGTAGATGTTCGGCAACCAATACGTGAACCAAAAACATGGGAATGGCAAGCAGAACCGGAGTTATTCCACTTCATTGTCACTGAACCTACCACCAATCATAAGAATCCCGTGCTGATCATGTCATTGACCGCAAAGATCGACCATAGCCGGGTGACAGCCATTATGGGTGAAGACATTGATATTTGGGAGATAGCGACAGAAGCAGCAGACCAACACAATGATTTTATTCGTGCTGCTAACCAACTGTCCTTGTTCAGACAAGAGATGCGCAAGCTCATTGGCAAGATTTCTAGCCATGCCGGAAACTCAACACCACTACATGTTTTCCCTGCCATGCCAGTGTCATGTTCAATTGAAATGGGGCGAATACGGATGCCGAAAGCAGATATGCCTTGGGTGATCTACGACCAGAACAATACAGCAGGAAAATTCATCACATCCCTTGTCATACAGGAACAGTAA
- a CDS encoding glycine cleavage system protein R — protein sequence MQSSLVLTVLGPDRAGLVNSIAEAVKAHHGNWQESRMVHLAGQFAGLAHVTLPQEHLVDLKQVLQTLQTGGLQILVIHSDAAVPRTITPLTLELLGHDRPGIIHDITRELAALNVNIEELESEQRAAPMSSELMFYAHLKLGLPEGVTADDVQGAFEAMPDPLTVDLSFS from the coding sequence ATGCAATCCTCACTGGTACTGACTGTTCTTGGCCCTGACCGTGCAGGTCTGGTTAATTCCATTGCCGAAGCCGTCAAAGCCCATCATGGCAACTGGCAGGAAAGCCGCATGGTTCACCTTGCCGGACAGTTCGCCGGGCTTGCTCATGTCACGCTGCCACAAGAACACCTTGTCGATCTGAAACAAGTGCTACAAACCTTGCAAACCGGCGGCTTACAAATTCTGGTAATACACAGCGACGCAGCCGTCCCTCGCACTATTACCCCGCTGACACTGGAACTGCTAGGTCACGACCGCCCCGGCATTATTCACGACATTACCCGCGAACTCGCCGCTCTCAACGTCAATATCGAAGAGCTGGAAAGCGAACAACGCGCTGCGCCCATGTCCAGCGAGCTGATGTTCTACGCCCACCTCAAACTGGGTTTGCCAGAAGGCGTGACGGCGGACGATGTGCAAGGCGCGTTTGAAGCGATGCCCGATCCGCTGACGGTTGATCTCAGCTTTAGCTAA
- a CDS encoding hydrogenase small subunit: protein MPELETFYDVMRRQGITRRSFLKFCSLTAAALGLGPAFAPKIAEAMETKPRTPVLWLHGLECTCCSESFIRSAHPLAKDVVLSMISLDYDDTLMAAAGHQAEAILDEIMTKYKGNYILAVEGNPPLNEDGMFCIQSGKPFVEKLRHVAKDCKAIISWGSCASWGCVQAAAPNPTRATPVHKVIFDKPIIKVPGCPPIAEVMTGVIAYMLTFDRLPELDRQGRPKMFYGQRIHDKCYRRPHFDAGQFVEQWDDEAARKGYCLYKVGCKGPTTYNACSTVRWNGGVSFPIQSGHGCIGCSEDGFWDKGSFYDRLTDIKQFGVESNADQIGMGVAGVVGAAIAAHAAVSAVKHAQRKDKGGEQ, encoded by the coding sequence ATGCCTGAACTAGAAACCTTTTACGACGTGATGCGCCGCCAAGGCATCACCCGTCGTAGCTTCCTGAAATTCTGTAGCCTGACTGCCGCCGCTCTGGGGCTGGGGCCAGCCTTTGCACCCAAAATTGCCGAAGCAATGGAAACCAAACCGCGCACTCCCGTCCTGTGGTTGCATGGCTTGGAATGTACCTGTTGCTCGGAATCCTTCATCCGTTCCGCACACCCGCTTGCCAAAGACGTGGTGCTGTCGATGATTTCCCTCGATTACGACGACACGCTGATGGCCGCCGCAGGGCATCAAGCCGAAGCCATTCTTGATGAAATTATGACCAAATACAAGGGCAATTACATCCTCGCGGTGGAAGGCAACCCGCCCTTGAACGAAGACGGCATGTTCTGCATCCAGTCCGGCAAGCCGTTTGTGGAAAAGCTGCGCCACGTTGCCAAGGACTGCAAGGCGATCATTTCCTGGGGTTCGTGTGCATCATGGGGCTGCGTGCAAGCCGCCGCGCCGAATCCGACCCGCGCTACGCCGGTACACAAGGTCATTTTCGACAAGCCGATCATCAAAGTGCCCGGTTGCCCGCCAATTGCCGAAGTCATGACCGGGGTGATTGCCTACATGCTCACCTTCGATCGTTTGCCGGAACTTGACCGTCAGGGTCGCCCGAAAATGTTCTACGGGCAACGCATCCACGACAAATGCTACCGCCGCCCGCACTTCGACGCGGGGCAGTTCGTGGAACAGTGGGACGACGAAGCCGCTCGCAAAGGGTATTGCCTCTACAAAGTTGGTTGCAAAGGTCCGACCACCTATAACGCTTGCTCGACGGTGCGCTGGAATGGCGGGGTGTCGTTCCCGATCCAGTCCGGGCATGGCTGCATTGGCTGTTCCGAAGACGGTTTCTGGGATAAAGGCAGCTTCTATGACCGCTTGACTGACATTAAACAATTCGGAGTGGAATCCAACGCTGACCAAATTGGCATGGGCGTGGCTGGCGTAGTCGGAGCAGCGATTGCCGCACATGCTGCGGTCAGTGCCGTCAAACATGCGCAGCGTAAAGACAAGGGAGGTGAGCAATAA
- a CDS encoding nickel-dependent hydrogenase large subunit — MGAINTPNGFNLDNSGRRVVVDPVTRIEGHMRCEVNLDDNNVIRNAVSTGTMWRGLEVILRGRDPRDAWAFTERICGVCTGTHALTSCRAVEDALGIQIPENANSIRNIMQLCLQVHDHLVHFYHLHALDWVDVVSALNADPKATSDLAQSISSWPRSSPGYFRDIQNRIKKFVESGQLGPFMNGYWGNPAYKLPPEANLMAVTHYLEALDFQKEIVKIHTVYGGKNPHPNWLVGGMPCAINVHDTGAVGAINIERLNLISSIIDQTIEFVDQVYIPDLIAIASFYKSWLYGGGLSSKSVMSYGDIPDRANDYSASNLLMPRGAIINGNFNEIHEIDLRAPDQIQEFVTHSWYKYPDESKGLHPWDGITEPNFALGANTKGTRTAIESIDEAAKYSWIKAPRWKGHAMEVGPLSRYIIGYVQGNPEFKEPVDKLLSTLGLPFDALFSTLGRTAARGLEASWAAHKMRYFQDKLMANIKAGDSSTANIDKWEPSTWPKSTKGVGFTEAPRGALGHWIVIEDTKIKNYQCVVPTTWNGSPRDPAGNIGAFEAALMNTKVEVADQPLEILRTLHSFDPCLACSTHVMSPDGQEMATVKVR, encoded by the coding sequence ATGGGCGCAATCAATACACCCAACGGTTTCAATCTGGATAACAGCGGGCGGCGCGTGGTGGTCGACCCGGTAACGCGCATCGAAGGTCACATGCGTTGCGAGGTCAATCTTGACGACAACAATGTGATCCGCAATGCGGTTTCCACCGGCACGATGTGGCGCGGGCTGGAAGTGATTTTGCGGGGGCGTGACCCGCGTGATGCTTGGGCGTTTACTGAGCGGATATGCGGGGTTTGCACCGGCACTCATGCGCTGACTTCCTGCCGTGCGGTGGAAGATGCTTTGGGTATCCAGATTCCTGAAAATGCCAATTCCATCCGCAATATCATGCAGTTGTGTTTGCAGGTGCATGACCATCTGGTGCATTTCTACCATTTGCACGCACTCGACTGGGTGGATGTGGTGTCGGCACTGAATGCTGACCCCAAGGCAACCTCGGATTTGGCACAAAGCATTTCCAGTTGGCCGCGTTCTTCCCCCGGCTATTTCCGCGACATCCAGAACCGCATCAAGAAATTCGTGGAATCGGGGCAACTGGGGCCGTTCATGAACGGTTACTGGGGCAACCCGGCGTACAAGCTGCCGCCGGAAGCTAACCTGATGGCAGTCACGCATTATCTGGAGGCGCTGGATTTCCAGAAGGAAATCGTCAAGATCCACACCGTTTATGGTGGCAAGAACCCCCACCCGAACTGGCTGGTGGGCGGGATGCCGTGTGCGATCAATGTGCATGACACTGGTGCGGTGGGGGCGATCAATATTGAGCGCCTCAACCTGATTTCCAGCATTATCGACCAGACCATTGAGTTCGTTGATCAGGTCTATATCCCTGACCTGATTGCGATTGCCTCGTTCTACAAGAGTTGGCTGTATGGCGGAGGTTTGTCTTCCAAATCGGTGATGTCGTATGGCGATATTCCCGACCGTGCCAATGACTATTCTGCCAGTAACCTGCTGATGCCACGCGGTGCCATCATCAATGGCAACTTCAATGAAATCCACGAGATTGACCTGCGTGCACCTGACCAGATTCAGGAATTCGTTACCCACTCTTGGTACAAATACCCTGACGAAAGCAAAGGCTTGCACCCGTGGGATGGCATTACCGAGCCGAATTTCGCGCTGGGGGCCAACACCAAAGGTACACGCACCGCGATCGAATCTATTGACGAAGCCGCCAAATATTCGTGGATCAAAGCACCACGCTGGAAAGGTCATGCGATGGAAGTCGGCCCCTTGTCGCGTTACATCATCGGTTACGTGCAAGGCAATCCAGAGTTCAAAGAACCAGTGGATAAGCTGCTTTCCACGCTTGGCTTACCGTTTGATGCTTTGTTCTCTACGCTGGGACGCACGGCGGCACGGGGGTTGGAAGCGTCGTGGGCTGCGCACAAAATGCGTTACTTCCAAGACAAACTCATGGCGAATATCAAAGCGGGTGATTCTTCCACTGCCAATATCGACAAGTGGGAACCCTCCACTTGGCCGAAATCTACCAAAGGTGTGGGTTTTACCGAAGCACCGCGTGGCGCACTGGGTCACTGGATCGTCATCGAGGACACCAAGATCAAGAACTACCAATGCGTGGTTCCAACCACTTGGAACGGTTCGCCGCGTGACCCGGCGGGCAATATCGGGGCGTTTGAAGCCGCGCTGATGAATACCAAAGTGGAAGTCGCCGATCAGCCGCTGGAAATCCTGCGTACCCTGCACAGTTTCGACCCGTGCTTGGCGTGTTCAACCCACGTGATGAGTCCTGACGGTCAGGAAATGGCGACTGTCAAAGTCCGTTAA
- the cybH gene encoding Ni/Fe-hydrogenase, b-type cytochrome subunit, which yields MATQQAVYVYETPVRLWHWLNAFSILVLAVTGYFIGSPLPTMPGEASEHFLMGYIRFAHFAAAYVFAIGFLARFYWSFVGNHHARQLFRLPIFHARFWKEALFELRWYFFLEKEPRKYAGHNPLAQVAMFLFLTLGSVFMIFTGFALYSEGQGEGSWFDTFFGWVIPLFGQSQDVHTWHHLGMWYILIFVMIHVYVAIREDIMSRQSLVSTMISGWRMFKDNRP from the coding sequence ATGGCTACGCAACAGGCGGTTTACGTCTATGAAACACCAGTGCGCCTGTGGCACTGGCTCAACGCTTTCTCGATCCTCGTGCTGGCGGTAACAGGCTATTTTATCGGTAGCCCCTTGCCCACCATGCCGGGGGAGGCGAGTGAGCATTTCCTGATGGGTTATATCCGTTTTGCGCATTTTGCGGCGGCGTATGTGTTTGCCATCGGTTTTCTGGCAAGGTTTTACTGGTCGTTTGTGGGTAATCACCATGCCCGCCAGTTGTTTCGTTTGCCGATTTTCCACGCTAGATTCTGGAAAGAAGCCTTGTTTGAATTGCGTTGGTATTTCTTTCTGGAAAAAGAGCCGCGCAAGTACGCGGGGCATAACCCGCTGGCACAGGTGGCAATGTTCCTGTTCCTGACGCTGGGCAGTGTATTCATGATCTTCACTGGCTTTGCGCTGTATAGCGAAGGGCAGGGCGAAGGTAGCTGGTTTGATACCTTCTTCGGCTGGGTGATTCCACTGTTTGGGCAAAGTCAGGATGTGCATACCTGGCATCATCTGGGTATGTGGTACATCCTGATTTTTGTGATGATCCATGTGTATGTGGCGATCCGCGAAGACATTATGTCGCGCCAAAGTTTGGTCAGTACCATGATCAGCGGCTGGCGCATGTTCAAGGATAACCGCCCATGA
- a CDS encoding HyaD/HybD family hydrogenase maturation endopeptidase: protein MSTPNVLILGIGNLLWADEGFGVRALEYLHAHYSFPPNVTVLDGGTQGIYLVQYVEEADILVVFDAVDYGLPPGTLKQVLDNEVPRFMGAKKMSLHQTGFQEVLAMAQLLDRYPDNLLLIGVQPVELDDFGGSLRPQVKVQIEPAIQIALDYLARFGIAATPRTTESSAEPLAPTALHLHDYETYRPSETEACRIGDERWLQRLVS, encoded by the coding sequence ATGAGTACACCGAATGTGCTGATTCTGGGGATTGGCAACCTGTTGTGGGCTGATGAAGGTTTTGGGGTGCGGGCGTTGGAATACCTGCACGCTCATTACAGCTTTCCGCCCAATGTGACCGTGCTGGATGGCGGTACGCAAGGCATTTATCTGGTGCAATATGTCGAGGAAGCCGATATTTTGGTGGTCTTCGATGCGGTGGATTACGGTTTGCCGCCCGGTACGCTCAAGCAAGTGCTGGATAATGAAGTGCCGCGTTTCATGGGCGCGAAGAAAATGAGCTTGCACCAGACCGGCTTTCAGGAAGTGCTGGCAATGGCGCAATTGCTGGATCGTTACCCCGATAACCTGCTGCTGATTGGGGTGCAACCGGTGGAGCTGGACGATTTCGGGGGTAGCTTGCGTCCGCAAGTCAAAGTACAAATCGAACCGGCCATACAGATTGCGTTGGATTATCTGGCTCGGTTTGGCATTGCTGCGACACCCCGCACGACTGAATCCAGCGCCGAACCGCTTGCACCGACAGCATTACACCTGCACGACTACGAAACTTACCGCCCTAGCGAAACCGAAGCCTGCCGTATTGGTGATGAGCGTTGGCTGCAAAGGCTGGTGAGCTGA
- a CDS encoding HypC/HybG/HupF family hydrogenase formation chaperone — MCIGIPMQVIAVHEYVAMCEQAAGSLPETVDTMLVGSVSVGDWLLVYKGAAREHLTPDRAQQITQALQALDAVRHGHDFEGFFTDLIEREPPLPAHLRSTSS, encoded by the coding sequence ATGTGTATTGGCATTCCCATGCAGGTCATCGCTGTCCACGAATACGTCGCCATGTGTGAGCAAGCGGCCGGTAGTTTGCCGGAAACGGTGGATACCATGCTGGTTGGCTCAGTCAGTGTGGGCGATTGGTTGCTGGTGTACAAAGGTGCGGCACGAGAGCACTTGACGCCGGATCGAGCGCAACAGATTACCCAAGCATTGCAAGCCTTGGATGCGGTTCGGCATGGGCATGATTTCGAGGGATTTTTTACGGATTTGATTGAGCGCGAACCGCCATTACCTGCACATTTGAGGAGTACTTCGTCATGA
- a CDS encoding hydrogenase-1 expression HyaE, with protein MNLVERLTHDLGYPLLADHVALAAFAEQQDNSVIFLPANPQHYPETLDVAIVLPELMRIFSGRMQAGVADVNFARELAGKYNITEWPALLFLRHGAYLGSIARMRDWGVYLSKINALLAAPVPVKAPGIGIPVVGVMS; from the coding sequence ATGAATTTAGTCGAGCGTCTTACCCACGATTTAGGCTACCCGTTACTGGCGGATCATGTCGCGCTGGCGGCGTTTGCGGAACAGCAGGACAACAGCGTAATTTTTTTGCCTGCCAATCCGCAGCATTACCCGGAAACTTTGGATGTTGCCATTGTGTTGCCAGAACTGATGCGAATTTTCAGCGGGCGGATGCAGGCTGGGGTGGCTGATGTAAATTTTGCGCGGGAATTGGCGGGTAAATACAACATTACCGAATGGCCTGCATTGCTGTTTTTGCGCCACGGTGCTTACCTCGGCAGCATTGCACGGATGCGTGATTGGGGTGTGTATCTGAGCAAGATTAATGCGCTGCTTGCAGCACCCGTTCCCGTAAAAGCGCCCGGTATTGGTATTCCTGTGGTGGGGGTGATGTCATGA